A window from Thiomicrorhabdus sp. encodes these proteins:
- a CDS encoding RluA family pseudouridine synthase has protein sequence MHPQNRPIQLAHFDFDPQWVLYADQDLLIANKPSGLLSVPGRGLEKQLSLQTLLETHYPGIRIVHRLDMDTSGLMVLAMNADAHRHLSRQFQERQTSKSYLAICSGKPSQNRGTVNLPMRCDWERRPLQMIDFRLGKSARTDWQVLEQTRTEHFLVSLTPITGRSHQLRLHMKSLGHPILGDNLYADRYSLIQAKRLMLHAHQLAFRHPATGAWMHFQSPPCWNDQLA, from the coding sequence ATGCATCCTCAAAACCGTCCGATTCAATTAGCCCATTTCGACTTTGATCCACAGTGGGTACTTTATGCCGATCAGGACCTGCTGATTGCCAACAAACCCAGCGGTCTGCTTTCCGTTCCTGGACGCGGCCTGGAAAAACAGCTCTCGCTGCAGACATTGCTCGAGACGCACTACCCCGGCATCCGAATTGTTCACCGTCTCGACATGGACACCTCCGGCTTGATGGTTCTCGCCATGAACGCCGACGCTCACCGTCACCTGAGCCGACAGTTTCAGGAACGGCAAACCTCTAAGAGTTATCTCGCCATATGCAGCGGTAAACCTTCCCAAAATCGCGGTACGGTCAATTTGCCGATGCGTTGCGACTGGGAGAGACGTCCTTTGCAGATGATTGATTTCCGTTTGGGGAAATCGGCCCGAACCGATTGGCAAGTGCTGGAACAAACTCGGACTGAGCATTTTCTGGTCTCGTTAACTCCAATTACCGGCCGCTCTCATCAATTGCGTCTGCACATGAAGTCCCTTGGTCATCCAATTCTTGGAGACAATCTCTATGCCGACCGTTATAGCCTGATACAAGCAAAGCGTCTGATGCTGCACGCCCATCAACTCGCTTTTCGTCACCCGGCGACCGGAGCCTGGATGCACTTTCAATCTCCACCTTGCTGGAATGATCAACTGGCATAA
- a CDS encoding low molecular weight protein-tyrosine-phosphatase: protein MAKKVSVLFVCLGNICRSPTAHGVFRKMVQDEGLSSSIDIDSAGTAAYHVGNPPDKRSTQVAFTRGIHMGDLRARQVDFGDFYQYDYLLAMDLSNYHNLLEMAPDEHREKVQLFLDYSREFSEKEVPDPYYGGPQGFDHVFDLVESASKGLLEHIREHNL from the coding sequence ATGGCAAAAAAAGTGTCGGTCTTATTTGTCTGTCTGGGCAATATTTGCCGCTCGCCGACCGCGCACGGCGTATTTCGAAAAATGGTGCAGGACGAAGGGTTGAGCAGCAGTATTGATATCGACTCGGCCGGTACGGCGGCGTATCACGTCGGAAACCCGCCGGATAAACGTTCCACTCAGGTTGCATTCACCCGGGGAATTCATATGGGGGATTTGCGTGCGCGTCAGGTGGACTTTGGCGATTTTTACCAATATGACTATCTCTTGGCGATGGATCTCTCAAATTATCATAATTTACTGGAAATGGCCCCGGACGAGCATCGAGAGAAGGTTCAGCTATTTTTGGATTACAGCCGGGAATTTTCTGAAAAAGAGGTTCCAGATCCTTATTACGGCGGTCCTCAAGGGTTTGATCATGTATTCGATTTGGTTGAATCGGCTTCGAAAGGATTGCTGGAGCATATCCGAGAGCATAATTTGTAA
- a CDS encoding Rne/Rng family ribonuclease, which produces MKRMLINATQPEEIRIALVDGQALYDLDVETPHHQKKKANIYKGKITRIEPSLEAAFVDYGSERHGFLPFKEVAEEYYPDSKPESGRFSIKDVLSEGQEVIVQVQKEERGNKGAALTTQITLAGPYVVMMPNNPKAGGISRRIEGDDRSDIRDTLRDLETPEGMGLIIRTAGVGKSTEELQWGVNYLIQLWDAIQKAAESKAAPFLIHQESDIVILAIRDYLRQDIGEIIIDDMDTFHKARDFIQHVMPQQVYKVKPYQDTVPLFTRFQIESQIESAYQREVTLPSGGAIVIDITEALTAIDINSSRATKGGDIEETAFNTNMEAACEIARQLRLRDLGGLVVIDFIDMHSNKHQREVENKMREAVKSDRARVQIGKISRFGLLEMSRQRLRPSIEESTQIVCPRCHGVGVIRGVESLGLSILRLLEEESMKENTRRVTVQIPVDVATFLLNEKRNQITKIEDRHNLHILIVPNEHLETPQYVMERTRHGDEHSKSASYEIKEVISSELPQLEEPQTAKAKEEPAVQNIQPSAPPPAPKQESKPGLFSRVWKALFGSDETQEEEKKAQSDKNRRPQNKRRRTNNQKDEQNGRNRNNNRRRNQDERGKNNRKRNTAEKNDVEATETEQTPVAREENDAPKKSNRRNNRNRRNRDRDNAQQATDVASNTAEETVELDHSVETDENSGVNKNEDDNKSRRGGQRRRSRYNSRSYNSRRRAPAGAENMSISSPAPGSEAEKPVDQEESGPTLEVSSSDAHRTDMEAPVNEATIEVATSETPSGAEVTVSEMTTESENSSTEAPAVESTAETSDEENNKPKSRNSRRRPRRSRKDREAKTAQNETVEQSSPEEKGAENSVITSETSEQTSEVTEPASSSAEKISADTAAPQTVDAAEQSPQTEQAMPETSASAETSSPEEDRSPSMPEETNSSETKTDNTSSAQESLFNEVPAQQAITEPQSESPLPEEVKPATDETSTETVQAEKASEVQLNLVESEGQTDAFKEKTSTEK; this is translated from the coding sequence ATGAAAAGAATGCTTATAAATGCGACTCAACCCGAAGAGATTCGCATTGCCCTTGTCGATGGACAGGCTCTGTATGACCTGGATGTCGAAACCCCGCACCACCAAAAGAAAAAAGCCAATATCTACAAAGGCAAAATCACCCGTATCGAACCGAGCCTGGAAGCGGCTTTCGTTGATTATGGTTCGGAGCGCCACGGTTTCCTGCCATTCAAGGAAGTGGCCGAAGAGTACTACCCCGACAGTAAACCGGAATCCGGACGCTTCAGCATCAAGGACGTTTTGAGCGAAGGTCAGGAAGTAATCGTTCAGGTCCAGAAGGAAGAACGCGGAAACAAAGGCGCCGCTCTGACGACTCAGATAACGCTCGCCGGCCCCTATGTCGTCATGATGCCCAACAACCCGAAAGCAGGTGGAATTTCCCGTCGCATTGAAGGTGACGATCGCAGTGATATCCGCGACACTCTGAGAGATTTGGAAACCCCTGAAGGTATGGGTCTGATCATCCGCACCGCCGGCGTCGGTAAAAGTACCGAAGAGCTGCAATGGGGCGTCAATTATCTGATCCAACTGTGGGACGCTATCCAAAAAGCAGCCGAATCCAAAGCAGCTCCTTTCCTGATTCATCAGGAATCCGATATTGTCATTCTGGCGATCCGTGACTATTTGCGTCAAGACATCGGTGAAATCATCATCGACGACATGGACACTTTCCATAAAGCGCGTGATTTCATTCAGCATGTCATGCCTCAGCAAGTCTACAAGGTCAAACCTTATCAAGACACGGTACCGCTATTCACTCGCTTCCAGATCGAATCACAAATCGAATCGGCCTATCAGCGTGAAGTCACCCTGCCTTCAGGTGGCGCTATCGTCATCGATATCACCGAGGCACTGACAGCCATCGATATCAACTCCAGCCGGGCGACCAAAGGCGGGGACATTGAAGAAACCGCTTTCAACACCAATATGGAAGCGGCCTGTGAAATTGCCCGTCAACTGCGTCTGCGCGACCTTGGTGGGCTGGTAGTTATCGACTTTATCGACATGCACTCCAACAAGCATCAACGTGAAGTCGAAAACAAAATGCGCGAAGCGGTGAAAAGTGATCGCGCCCGCGTACAGATCGGCAAAATTTCACGTTTCGGCCTGCTGGAAATGTCCCGTCAGCGTCTGCGCCCTTCTATCGAAGAGTCGACACAAATTGTTTGTCCGCGCTGTCACGGTGTCGGTGTTATCCGTGGTGTCGAATCACTCGGCCTTTCGATCCTGCGTCTTCTTGAAGAAGAAAGCATGAAAGAAAACACCCGTCGGGTCACGGTACAGATTCCGGTGGATGTCGCAACGTTCCTGCTCAACGAAAAACGCAACCAGATTACCAAAATCGAAGACCGTCATAATCTGCACATTCTGATCGTTCCGAACGAGCATTTGGAAACGCCGCAATATGTCATGGAACGCACCCGTCACGGTGATGAACACAGCAAGTCGGCCAGCTATGAAATCAAAGAAGTGATTTCCTCCGAACTGCCTCAGCTTGAAGAACCGCAAACCGCCAAAGCAAAAGAAGAACCGGCCGTTCAGAATATTCAACCAAGCGCCCCGCCTCCGGCACCGAAACAGGAAAGCAAACCCGGTTTATTCAGCCGCGTATGGAAAGCACTGTTTGGCAGCGACGAAACTCAGGAAGAAGAGAAAAAAGCGCAAAGCGATAAAAACCGCCGCCCGCAAAATAAACGCCGCCGAACAAACAACCAGAAGGATGAACAGAACGGCCGCAATCGCAACAACAACCGTCGTCGCAACCAGGACGAACGCGGTAAAAACAATCGCAAACGCAATACAGCGGAAAAAAATGACGTCGAAGCGACGGAAACGGAACAGACTCCGGTAGCTCGTGAAGAAAACGATGCGCCGAAAAAATCCAACCGCCGCAATAATCGCAACCGCCGAAACCGCGATCGTGACAATGCCCAGCAAGCAACCGATGTCGCAAGTAACACTGCAGAAGAAACCGTTGAACTGGATCATTCCGTTGAAACCGACGAAAACAGTGGCGTAAACAAAAACGAAGACGACAATAAATCGCGCCGCGGTGGGCAAAGACGCCGCAGCCGCTACAACAGCCGCAGCTACAACAGTCGCCGCAGAGCGCCTGCCGGAGCGGAAAACATGTCCATCAGCTCTCCAGCTCCGGGCAGTGAGGCCGAAAAACCTGTCGATCAGGAAGAAAGCGGACCAACTTTGGAAGTATCCTCCTCAGACGCACACCGCACTGACATGGAAGCTCCAGTAAACGAAGCTACCATCGAGGTGGCGACCAGTGAAACTCCGTCCGGCGCAGAAGTAACCGTCTCCGAAATGACAACGGAATCGGAAAACTCCTCGACAGAAGCTCCGGCAGTCGAATCGACTGCTGAAACGTCCGATGAGGAAAACAACAAGCCGAAATCGAGAAATTCACGTCGCAGACCGCGTCGCTCACGTAAAGATCGTGAAGCCAAAACCGCGCAGAATGAAACTGTCGAGCAATCTTCACCGGAAGAAAAAGGGGCTGAAAATTCAGTGATTACTTCCGAGACAAGTGAGCAAACCTCGGAAGTAACCGAACCGGCCTCTTCTTCTGCGGAAAAGATTTCAGCCGATACGGCAGCTCCTCAAACAGTCGACGCGGCTGAACAAAGCCCTCAGACGGAACAAGCGATGCCGGAAACATCAGCTTCTGCGGAAACGTCCTCCCCTGAAGAAGACCGTTCGCCTTCCATGCCGGAAGAAACAAACTCGTCTGAAACCAAAACAGACAACACTTCATCTGCACAGGAATCGCTATTTAACGAAGTGCCGGCCCAGCAAGCGATTACCGAACCGCAAAGCGAATCTCCTTTGCCAGAGGAAGTAAAACCGGCTACAGACGAAACGTCAACCGAGACGGTTCAAGCTGAGAAAGCCTCCGAAGTGCAGTTAAATCTGGTCGAAAGCGAAGGTCAAACTGATGCTTTCAAAGAGAAAACATCGACTGAAAAATAA
- a CDS encoding RluA family pseudouridine synthase produces the protein MAQAVGKGVTWVTVTEEDAGQRLDNFLLRLLRRAPKSLVYRIVRKGEVRVNKGRAQVSLRLQVGDVVRIPPVSLPESVEKPDLKVVPAEQLRLIENSILYEDKDLMVVNKPSGVAVHGGSGLNWGLIEVLRQLRPLAKRMELVHRIDRDTSGCLLIAKKASVLKALHAQIRADQLDKRYVAIVLGSWPKRVHKVDFPLKKHHLTDGGWHVSVDPSGKEAVSFFNVEQHLQGCDLVSVKLKTGRTHQIRVHALAQGCPLLGDDKYGDREANKRYRRQGMKRLALHARFLGFTHPVTEERMLIEAPLWSDFKRIIEELALD, from the coding sequence GTGGCGCAAGCAGTTGGAAAAGGGGTGACGTGGGTGACGGTAACGGAAGAGGACGCCGGGCAACGTCTGGATAACTTTCTGTTGCGTCTGTTGCGCAGGGCTCCGAAGTCACTGGTCTATCGCATTGTCCGAAAAGGCGAGGTGCGGGTTAATAAAGGCCGGGCGCAGGTCTCCTTGCGACTGCAGGTTGGTGATGTAGTGCGCATTCCTCCGGTTTCTCTGCCGGAAAGTGTCGAAAAACCGGATTTGAAGGTGGTTCCTGCAGAGCAGTTGCGCTTGATTGAAAACAGCATTCTTTACGAAGATAAAGACTTAATGGTCGTGAACAAGCCTTCGGGGGTAGCGGTACATGGCGGGAGCGGCTTGAATTGGGGATTGATCGAAGTGTTGCGCCAGTTGCGTCCTTTAGCCAAACGGATGGAATTGGTGCATCGAATCGATCGGGACACTTCCGGCTGTTTGCTGATCGCCAAAAAAGCTTCGGTTCTGAAAGCCTTGCATGCACAGATTCGTGCCGATCAGTTGGATAAGCGTTATGTGGCGATAGTATTGGGAAGCTGGCCGAAGAGAGTGCATAAAGTGGATTTTCCTCTGAAGAAACATCATCTGACGGATGGCGGATGGCATGTCTCTGTCGATCCGAGCGGCAAAGAGGCGGTAAGCTTTTTCAATGTGGAGCAGCATTTACAGGGATGTGATCTGGTTTCCGTTAAGTTGAAAACCGGTCGGACGCACCAGATACGTGTCCATGCTCTGGCGCAGGGCTGCCCTCTGCTTGGGGATGATAAGTACGGTGACCGCGAGGCCAATAAACGCTATCGTCGTCAAGGTATGAAACGTCTGGCGCTGCATGCGCGGTTTTTAGGATTTACCCATCCGGTTACGGAAGAGAGGATGCTGATCGAAGCTCCGTTATGGTCGGATTTTAAACGCATTATCGAAGAGTTGGCTCTCGATTAA
- a CDS encoding HAD-IA family hydrolase, whose translation MKPYRLVIFDWDGTLMNSEARIVDSIQIAARECGLPVLSYDESKQIIGLSLEKAILGLYPDLPVDKIVAMSEAYTKGFLEDSQVGMQAFDGAEALLFNLKQQGVKLAVATGKSRKGLDNVLKETGFGVYFDITRTPIESASKPDPLMLKQILDALDVAVEDALMVGDTSFDMEMARNIGMDRVALSHGVHQMEVLEKFAPVAQLDSLQELNGWLMTL comes from the coding sequence ATGAAGCCCTATAGGTTGGTGATTTTCGATTGGGACGGCACCTTGATGAATTCCGAGGCGAGAATTGTGGATTCAATTCAGATTGCGGCTCGAGAGTGCGGTTTGCCGGTTTTGTCGTATGATGAGTCGAAACAGATTATCGGTTTGAGTCTTGAAAAGGCGATTCTGGGTTTGTATCCGGATCTGCCGGTCGATAAGATCGTTGCAATGTCAGAAGCTTATACGAAAGGCTTTCTGGAAGACAGTCAGGTGGGCATGCAGGCATTCGACGGAGCGGAAGCTTTGTTGTTTAATCTCAAACAGCAGGGCGTCAAGCTGGCGGTGGCAACGGGCAAAAGCCGCAAAGGTTTGGATAATGTCCTAAAAGAGACCGGTTTCGGAGTCTATTTCGACATTACCCGCACGCCGATCGAGTCGGCGTCGAAGCCGGACCCGCTGATGCTTAAACAGATTCTGGATGCATTGGATGTCGCTGTCGAGGATGCGCTCATGGTTGGGGATACCTCTTTTGATATGGAGATGGCACGCAACATCGGAATGGACCGAGTTGCCCTCAGTCATGGCGTTCACCAGATGGAAGTTCTGGAAAAATTTGCTCCGGTTGCCCAATTGGACTCGCTGCAAGAGTTGAACGGCTGGTTAATGACCCTCTGA
- a CDS encoding Maf family protein: MHSTKTANPKQNLPPIVLGSSSSFRKQLLEKLHLDFEQASPQIDETPLPQEAPEQMVVRLAQEKAEALTAHYPDHILITSDQCAVFEGQAIGKPHTEDNAFRQLNRFSGRSIRFYTSLHVRNTRTNKDYEALDITDVEFRELDEDVIRRYLEIETPFNCAGSFKSEGLGITLFKAIRSQDPNALIGLPLIELTEIFYRMGYRLPLTTDQN, from the coding sequence ATGCACTCGACGAAAACAGCAAATCCAAAACAGAATCTACCACCGATCGTTCTCGGCTCCAGCTCCAGCTTCAGAAAACAACTACTGGAAAAATTGCACCTGGACTTCGAACAAGCCTCTCCGCAGATCGACGAAACGCCTCTTCCACAGGAAGCCCCTGAACAAATGGTCGTACGACTGGCGCAGGAAAAAGCCGAAGCGCTTACCGCACACTACCCGGATCACATCCTGATCACCTCCGACCAGTGCGCCGTCTTCGAAGGGCAGGCCATCGGCAAACCTCACACCGAAGACAATGCCTTCCGGCAACTAAACCGCTTCAGTGGTCGCAGCATCCGCTTTTACACCAGCCTGCATGTTCGAAACACCCGGACAAACAAGGACTATGAGGCTCTGGACATTACCGATGTGGAATTCCGGGAACTCGACGAAGACGTCATTCGACGCTATCTGGAGATAGAAACACCATTCAACTGCGCAGGAAGTTTCAAGTCCGAAGGTTTGGGCATCACACTTTTTAAAGCCATTCGCAGTCAGGATCCAAACGCACTGATTGGCCTGCCCCTGATTGAATTGACCGAGATATTTTACCGAATGGGCTACCGGCTACCCTTAACGACCGATCAAAATTAA
- a CDS encoding YceD family protein translates to MLNKLPEFIDPLYSVNHNKQFVGRVNQARMPRLQQLVEASDRAVDVELSFFYDKVLKFPAFVMKLDTELNLICQRSLAPFDFKVKAEVKGVFVESMALVDDLPSDVEVFELGGDKISLAEWIEEELLLAVPMIPINPEAGMAYQNDFSDESSTLETNSSVAQDEPESKPNPFAALQGLKK, encoded by the coding sequence ATGTTAAATAAGCTTCCCGAATTTATCGACCCTCTATACTCGGTCAACCATAATAAACAATTTGTGGGACGAGTCAACCAGGCGCGGATGCCGCGTTTGCAACAGCTTGTGGAAGCAAGTGATAGAGCGGTGGATGTCGAGTTGTCTTTTTTTTATGACAAGGTGCTGAAGTTTCCGGCCTTTGTCATGAAACTGGATACGGAATTGAATTTGATCTGTCAGCGCTCTCTGGCCCCGTTTGACTTTAAGGTGAAAGCCGAAGTGAAAGGTGTGTTTGTCGAGTCGATGGCATTGGTAGATGATTTACCGTCCGATGTTGAAGTCTTCGAGCTTGGTGGCGACAAAATTTCGCTGGCCGAGTGGATTGAAGAGGAGCTGCTTCTGGCTGTACCGATGATTCCGATAAATCCGGAAGCGGGCATGGCGTATCAGAACGACTTTTCCGACGAGAGTTCGACATTGGAAACCAATAGCTCCGTCGCTCAGGATGAGCCGGAAAGCAAACCCAATCCTTTTGCTGCTTTGCAAGGGTTGAAAAAATAG
- the rpmF gene encoding 50S ribosomal protein L32, producing the protein MAVQQNRKTPSKRGMRRSHDALTGPSLTVDQTTGEVHRRHHVTADGYYKGKKVVQDKA; encoded by the coding sequence ATGGCTGTTCAACAGAATCGTAAAACCCCATCAAAACGTGGCATGCGTCGTTCTCACGATGCTTTGACTGGACCTTCTTTGACCGTTGATCAAACAACTGGTGAAGTTCACCGTCGTCACCACGTAACTGCTGACGGTTACTACAAAGGTAAAAAAGTTGTTCAAGATAAGGCTTAA
- the plsX gene encoding phosphate acyltransferase PlsX — protein sequence MTIKVAIDAMGGDHGLSVTVPASIDALQTFSDLHITLVGKKALIESELENHQYDTSRLSIEHAEQVVEMDDLPSKALRNKRQSSMRVALNLVKDDQAQACVSAGNTGALMAVAKFVLKTLPGIERPAICTSMPTMKGHVHVLDLGANVGCTGENLAQFAVMGSVLAKAVDDNPHPRVGLLNIGEEEIKGHQRIKDAHQIISGSKINYIGYVEGDDIYKGDTDVVACDGFDGNIALKSSEGVAKMISFYLKEAFNRNLLTKLIGLCAYPVLKSFKDKVDPRRYNGASLLGLKKIVIKSHGGADRFSFYHAIAEARLEVMKNVPDLISEEVSQLLVMPQAEEAQQVS from the coding sequence TTGACTATTAAAGTTGCCATCGATGCTATGGGCGGTGATCACGGTTTGTCGGTTACCGTACCGGCGTCAATCGACGCCCTTCAAACGTTCTCCGATCTGCACATTACCTTAGTTGGTAAAAAAGCCTTGATCGAATCTGAACTCGAAAATCACCAGTACGATACTTCCCGTTTATCCATTGAACACGCTGAACAGGTTGTGGAAATGGACGATTTGCCATCCAAAGCACTCAGAAACAAACGCCAGTCATCTATGCGTGTTGCCTTGAATCTTGTGAAAGACGATCAGGCTCAGGCGTGTGTCAGTGCCGGTAATACCGGAGCCCTGATGGCAGTTGCCAAGTTTGTGCTGAAAACGTTGCCGGGAATCGAAAGACCAGCGATCTGTACCTCCATGCCGACAATGAAAGGGCATGTGCATGTTTTGGATTTAGGAGCCAATGTCGGTTGTACCGGTGAAAACCTGGCGCAATTTGCGGTAATGGGATCGGTTCTGGCCAAAGCGGTCGACGATAATCCTCATCCGCGTGTCGGGCTTCTGAATATCGGCGAGGAAGAGATTAAAGGGCATCAGCGTATCAAAGATGCGCATCAAATCATCTCCGGATCGAAAATCAACTACATCGGTTATGTTGAGGGCGATGATATTTATAAGGGCGATACTGACGTTGTCGCCTGTGATGGTTTTGACGGCAATATTGCCTTAAAATCCAGCGAAGGGGTCGCGAAAATGATCTCTTTCTATTTGAAAGAGGCTTTCAATCGCAATTTGTTGACCAAATTGATCGGGCTCTGTGCTTATCCGGTACTGAAATCTTTTAAGGATAAAGTTGATCCGCGTCGTTATAATGGTGCCTCTTTACTGGGACTTAAGAAGATTGTCATTAAGAGTCATGGTGGGGCTGACCGCTTTTCGTTCTACCATGCGATTGCTGAAGCGCGCCTGGAAGTGATGAAAAACGTACCGGATTTAATTTCCGAAGAAGTTTCCCAGTTACTGGTGATGCCGCAGGCAGAGGAAGCGCAGCAGGTTTCCTGA
- a CDS encoding beta-ketoacyl-ACP synthase III — MTQKLYSRIIGTGGYLPEKILTNVDLEKMVDTSDEWIRERTGIQQRHIAAADQTTCDLGEAAARRAIEMAGIDPNSLDLIVVATTTPDKIFPSTACLIQQRLNVHGCPAFDVQAVCSGFVYALSVADQFIKTGMARRALVIGAETLSRITNWQDRNTCVLFGDGAGAVILEASEEAGILSTHIHADGEFEELLHVPSGPSKLPQTDEIAERTMSMRGNEVFKVAVNTLSRIATETLQANDMKKEDIDWLVPHQANLRIINATARKLRLTDDQTVVTVHKHANTSSASVPLALDEAVRDGRIQRGQTLLLEAFGGGFTWGSALIRY, encoded by the coding sequence ATGACTCAGAAACTTTACAGCCGGATCATCGGCACCGGCGGCTATTTGCCGGAAAAGATCTTGACCAATGTCGACCTGGAAAAAATGGTCGACACCAGTGATGAATGGATCCGTGAGCGTACAGGTATTCAGCAGCGCCATATTGCGGCAGCGGATCAGACAACCTGTGATCTGGGCGAAGCCGCCGCGCGCCGCGCCATCGAAATGGCGGGGATTGATCCGAACAGCCTTGACCTGATTGTGGTTGCAACAACAACGCCCGATAAGATTTTTCCAAGTACCGCCTGTTTGATCCAGCAACGTTTGAATGTTCATGGTTGCCCGGCATTTGATGTTCAAGCGGTCTGTTCCGGCTTTGTTTATGCTTTGAGTGTTGCCGACCAGTTCATCAAGACCGGAATGGCAAGGCGTGCTTTGGTTATCGGAGCGGAAACCTTGTCGCGCATCACCAACTGGCAGGATCGAAATACCTGCGTTCTGTTTGGTGACGGAGCCGGCGCCGTTATTCTGGAAGCTTCCGAAGAGGCGGGAATCCTGTCGACGCATATTCATGCCGATGGTGAGTTCGAAGAATTGCTGCATGTGCCTTCCGGGCCTTCGAAGTTGCCCCAGACGGATGAGATCGCAGAAAGAACCATGTCGATGCGTGGTAACGAAGTCTTTAAGGTTGCAGTCAATACTTTGAGTCGGATTGCCACCGAAACTTTACAGGCCAACGATATGAAAAAAGAAGACATCGATTGGCTGGTACCGCATCAGGCGAACCTGCGTATTATTAACGCGACGGCGAGAAAGCTGAGATTGACGGATGATCAGACGGTTGTTACGGTGCATAAGCATGCGAATACATCGAGTGCATCGGTTCCTCTGGCTTTGGACGAAGCGGTTCGCGACGGGCGCATTCAGCGTGGTCAGACCTTGTTGCTTGAAGCCTTTGGCGGCGGATTTACCTGGGGATCGGCACTGATACGCTACTGA